Proteins encoded within one genomic window of Candidatus Caldatribacterium sp.:
- the yidD gene encoding membrane protein insertion efficiency factor YidD: MRIEETLVRGLDRILVWYKRYISPLFPPSCRFEPTCSEYAREALRKYGLWRGLLLSLWRVLRCHPYSRGGYDPVK; encoded by the coding sequence GTGAGGATCGAAGAAACCCTGGTACGGGGTCTTGACCGGATACTCGTGTGGTACAAGAGATACATCTCTCCTCTTTTTCCTCCGAGCTGCCGTTTCGAGCCTACATGTTCTGAGTATGCCCGGGAAGCACTACGGAAGTATGGGCTCTGGAGGGGTCTCCTTTTGAGTCTCTGGCGAGTGCTCCGTTGCCATCCGTACTCTCGTGGCGGATACGATCCGGTGAAATAA
- the rnpA gene encoding ribonuclease P protein component, producing the protein MMETLTRQRDFARLFEEGQRASCGPVRLFFYRRETGPVRVCFAGRSKKAVCRNRIRRRLREAFRVHYYPTWKDKPFDLFFIGDESVASVDFASLVLWMGDLLERVEKLGEDRRNPGTGS; encoded by the coding sequence ATGATGGAAACCCTCACAAGGCAAAGGGATTTCGCACGGCTTTTTGAAGAAGGACAGCGGGCAAGTTGTGGCCCTGTCCGTCTTTTTTTCTACCGGCGGGAGACAGGGCCGGTTCGGGTGTGTTTTGCAGGGCGAAGCAAGAAAGCGGTGTGCCGGAATCGTATCCGGAGGAGACTGCGAGAAGCCTTTCGAGTGCACTACTACCCCACTTGGAAGGACAAACCCTTCGACCTTTTCTTCATTGGGGATGAGAGCGTGGCCTCGGTTGATTTCGCTTCCCTTGTCCTCTGGATGGGGGACCTTCTTGAAAGGGTGGAGAAATTAGGTGAGGATCGAAGAAACCCTGGTACGGGGTCTTGA
- the rpmH gene encoding 50S ribosomal protein L34, whose amino-acid sequence MKRTYQPHKLRAKRKHGFRARMKTKGGQEVLRRRRKKGRKRLTV is encoded by the coding sequence ATGAAGAGGACCTATCAACCCCATAAGTTGCGAGCTAAAAGGAAGCACGGCTTTCGAGCACGAATGAAGACCAAGGGAGGACAGGAAGTCCTCCGTCGGAGGCGGAAGAAGGGCCGGAAACGCCTCACCGTATGA